The Quercus lobata isolate SW786 chromosome 9, ValleyOak3.0 Primary Assembly, whole genome shotgun sequence region TCTAATATTCAATCTATGTCTATAACAAAAACCGATTGATGTTTTAATATGTTGATAAAATAGGCATTCGTGTCACGTGCGAGATCACGTGATAGAAGAAAAGGCGGGACTTCATTCTTGTTGCCCGCCAAATTGCGCAAATTCCCAACCTAATAGATCAGAGCgtcacaataaaaaaataaacttcaaTTTCATAAACATCGTTTACAGTTTGTTTCtcctttttcaaaaatctgaaaaagaagaagaagaagaatgcagATTCGAGTGAAGTGCAAATGCGGCGAAGGAAAATGTCGAGAATGGGCAGTGGTGGAATTGCAAGGCGTGGTAGAAGCCCAGCCCGCTTTTCAAGATCGACTCCAAAATCTAGAAATCGGGGTTCTCTGCCGACCTTCTTCTCAGCAAGTCTACACTTTCAAGGTCGGCTATCACGAATTGACTGGCTCCAAAGTTGCCTTGAAGAAGCCCATCTTGGTgctccacaaaaccaaacacactcACACTGATGTTGGCACCCACACAAATTCATCCAACGTAGAATTGCAAGTCATTGGGATCATTCGTCATCGGATTCTGTTCAAAACCAGACCCAAGCCCCTGATTTCCAGTAAGCTAACCAACCTTCTTGCACACTTTTGTGTTTAGTTGAGGGCTATGCAATGAAGGGTCAAATTGCTAGAAATTTTACCCTTTTTAACTAATGGGTAAAGTTCAATTTGGTCTCTCAACTAAtgattgtgtcaatttaatcaATTTACTTTCAAGCCTTTGATTTCCAGTAAGCTATAAGCAACCTTGGTCAAATTCactatatttgtttttttttttttttggttaaattacTAGTAATTTGATCCTTTTAACTAATGGGTAAAGTTCAATTTGGTCTCTCAACTAATGATTATGTCAATTTAGTCGATTAACTTTCAAAATCGAGTTGATTTCATCATTGggtctttttctctatttaattttgaaattctcaCTCATTTTCATAATAACCTGTATGTGTGTTCCATTTACCATGTTAGTTAATTTCGATAATAGTTAAATGTAGattaaattgacttgattttgaaaattgagtgactaaattgacatgatcGATAATTGATGGAACAAATTGAACTTTATCAAATAGTTAAGAGGactaaattagtaattttattttaaagtttgcaaattttttaatacagtacttatctttcttttatgtATGATGACTGTATCTGTTTTTGGTGCTACCAATGCTTTAGGGAGATGCCCCTTCAGTCTGATGAAGCTAAAAGGAACATATTCTCATAGGCTGCATTAGGCACTTTAGGAAAGTAAATCTGACAGATGGTTTTACCAAGCTGTAAGCTTTATGGATCAATATTTGgtattattttttagagagagaaagtgatgCACACCTTTTGATGATTGCAGAACACAATTTGCCCATTTTTTGAGAGCCTGCCTGAAGGCAATTGAGCAGGTCACATGCCGTTTGATTAGAATATATATTCCATTATGATACCACTCTCTATAATAATTTATAGCTTAGTATCACTCTTCTGCACAAACATAAGGGTGGTGGGATATGCCTAGAACCAATCTGCATTTTATAATATCCAATTCAATGTGTCATAtgttgagaaaaaataattttaatgttgAATATACTAAATTTCCACATTCTttacttcaactaaaatttgatatttttcatGTCTTTTTCTCCCTTGATTTTCTTCTCTCATGTCTTGAACTGCAAGTTACATGCTTGTAGGCTATATTATAGTTATCCCTAGGATGGTGGTATATATCTAATTACATTAAAAATCTCTTCTTCCCCCTCCTCTTTTTTCAGAACCACAACTGGCGGTGAAGGAAAAGGCCAGTGCAACAGGTGCTGTTGCCTCAAACCAGACAGCATGAAATCGATGTGGTGTAATCTGGAAACTAGAGGCGCTTAAGCATGCCATATTTGGCTTATCTCAATGTATTTATTTGCAAATAAGTCAGCTTTTCAAATATGTCTTTGGTACTATTCATTTACAATTCTGACTTCTGCAGGTTTTGATGGCTACGTTTTAATGCGtgtaattttagcatttacaGATCGAACAAAACAAAGCTGGACCATGACTAAGAATCTTAGCTTgtgccaaaagaaaaagaatttaccccccaccccctttttttaatgagaaattccaaattttcatttttgatatGCAAGAAAACATAAATGATATTTGTGTTTCAAGAtaaattttccatatatatatatatatattcacaattgTTGAAACAACATTGTGATTGGTGCTAATAGAAGTAGTGTCAATAGTAGGTCATGTTAAAATGATGTTATTCCAATCACAATTTGCCTTGTCAtcagttgtgaaaaaaaaaggtataggCTGCAGCATCATTCCAGGCGTCCAGCAATAATTTCAGGCAAGGGAGGAAGCTTTATTCCAGtgtaataaaaatcaattgataaaGTAAATGTAAGTCTTATCTGCAATTTGACCAGTCTATGCAATaagcaattgaaaaaaatatattaatttttaatcatGTAGAATCCAATATTAACCCTCATTTATCTacagaaattaaagaaaagggaaaaatcaaATGCAATGTCATATATAATTTCTTCTATGCAGAAGCAGTTTCTTCTATGCAGAAGCAGGGCCAGTTGCACCTGCACGAGCTCTTAACATATCAGTTCTCTTGCTTCTCTCCATCGAATCTACCAGCCATTCTACGCTTTCTTTAATCCCCATACTGCAATCAAAATTATAGAAATTGGTATTTGCACTTTTTGAACATTTACTGCCTCAAAGAGCTGAGAAGATGGttggaaaagaaaatggaaaattggAAACAGAGCAAATAGTTTGATTCATCTACTTACCCATCATATGCTGAAACAGCTTCAAACATGTAAACCCTTTCGTCCAACTTTTTAAGATCAAGATATCGAGCAATTTCTTCAGCTGATACAGCATCAGATAGATCCTGCCATCAAATTAAGTAACCATGACCACCATTCATTAGGCTGACCACTTTCATTTGAAACACAAAGGCGAACAGAAAACAATGACACTCCATAATAGTTCATGCAGTTCTTACAAAGAAAGAGAGCAATGTAGAGAAATTCTCAAGAAATTCCCTTATCAAGCATTTCCTCCCCCATATAAAGCACAATAGATGGACAGGCAATTTCATCAGGGCCAAAGTTCATCACAGAAAGGAAACTAGATTCTGACAGATCAAAAATTTAATATGTTGGCATACAAAAGAAGGGGACAACAAAATGACTCAAAGAA contains the following coding sequences:
- the LOC115960721 gene encoding chromosome transmission fidelity protein 8 homolog, which translates into the protein MQIRVKCKCGEGKCREWAVVELQGVVEAQPAFQDRLQNLEIGVLCRPSSQQVYTFKVGYHELTGSKVALKKPILVLHKTKHTHTDVGTHTNSSNVELQVIGIIRHRILFKTRPKPLISKPQLAVKEKASATGAVASNQTA